The genomic interval CTTCCGCGGCCTGGGCCGGGATGGACAGGTTCTTGTGGACGATCCCGATGCCGCCGTTCTGCGCCAGGCAAATCGCCGTTTCGTGCTCGGTGATCGTGTCCATCGCCGCCGAGACGAGCGGTGTGTTCAGGGTGATCTCGGGGGTGAGCCGGGTTTGAATGTCCACGCCGTCGGGGAGCACTTCGCTGGCTCCCGGTACGAGCAGGACGTCGTCGAAGGTCAGACCTTCGCGGATCCGACTACTCGGGGAATCGTCGCGCTCCAAGACTCCGTCTCGCCCGTCCGTCATATGCACGTCACCCGTCCGACCGTAGGATCACGCCAGCGACGCCCGGGGCGCGGCACTCCCACCGGGGCCCCTTGGGCAGGATGCACGAACCCCGGCGGCTTGCCGCAATCTTGCGCGTTCGCCGTCGCGTCCCGGTTTTGGTGGTGGCTTCCCGTCCCCTGCGCTGTGCCTGGGTTGCGCTGGACTGTGGATCGCCGTGGCCCTCGAAGAGGGTCGCTCTCGCCCCCGGGAGCTTTTGCCAAGACTACGCGGAGGGGCCTGGGAGGTCAACCGATCGGGCGCCGGGGCGACTGCTCGAAGCAGTAGAAGCTCGAATTCGTGAAGCCGTTGTTCTGGTCGCGCTCGGTCCAGCCCGAGTCGCTGAGACCTGTCAGCCCGCGAATGCCACGCGCGTCATGCCAGCCGCCTTCGGCCGCCGGACCGGCTCACCCAAGCGGCGCCGAGGAGAACGGCCGCCACGCTCACCCACGCCGCGACGCGACCGACCGGTACGGCGAGGGCGCTCGGCGCCGAAGCCGCGCTGGTGGGATCGGTGCCGACCTGGATCTCGAAGCGGTCGCGGTAGAAGTCGCCATCTGTATCCGCGAGCACCGAGCTCGTTCCGGGGTCGCTCGCGGACACGAAGAGACCGGTGTTGCGCTCGATCGCATCGGCCAGACGATCGCCGTCGTCGTCGTCATCGAGCCACGACGGGATCCCGTCTCCGTCTACGTCGTGGTTCGGGAAGCCCCCGAGCGCCAGGGGCCAGAAGCCGGGCGCGAGGGTGTCGAGGCCGCCCGCCGCGCGCGAGAACCCGACGGCATCGGCCTGGCCGACCGACACCGACCCGCCCGAGAAGCGCGGACCCGAGGCAGTCAGCGCGCCGCTCGCAAGACTCGCCTCATGCGCGCCACGCAGCGTGTAGCTCGGGCTCGTCAGATCCCCGGCCTGGGCCGAAGCCGCGATCCCCAGGCAGAAGGCCCCAGCAGCCACCCCGCGGATCCAATGCCCACGAAAACCGACCATGCGCCACCTCGTCCACGAGATGGTGCGCCCCGGCCCAGCCCCGGGTCAAGAACCGCGCGGTGTTGCCTAGGGGAGCAGCCGCCCCAGCAGCTCGCGCAGGGCCTTGGACGTGCCCCCGCCTTCTTCGTCGCGGGCCTGGACGACGTGCCGGTCATCGAGCAGCCCGACGCGCTCGCAGAGCTGGTCGACGGTCGCTGGGTCCTTCTCGTCGAGCAGCAGGTGGAAGCTGCGCGCGCGTGGCGCGCCGCCGAAGACCTCGACCGCCTCCCGGAGCGCATCGAGCGATGTCTCGAGGCCGGCGCCGTGGACGAACACGGTGGCGAGCGCCCCGTGCTGGGCGATCGGCCAGACCGCCGCGAAGTCGCTCGAAGCAGGTACCTCGAAGAACTCGATCGCGACGTCACCATCGACGGGCACCCGCAGCAGCGGCCGTACGCCCGGTTCCGAACTCAACTCGGCCGGCTCCACGCCCGGCAACCCGCCGAGCGCCCGATGGAAGCTCGCCCGCGCTTCGGCATGCGCCGCGACCACGGCCACCTTCGCGTCCAGGGGCGCCGCGTCGCGAGAGCGTCCCTGCTCGAGCCAGTCGCGCAGACGCGACGCCAGCGCCGGCGCGAACAGTCCCCCGGCCGGCGCTTCGGGGCGCGCAGGCTCCGCGCGGATCTCCACCATCCCGCGTCGCGCCAGGGTCTGCAGGGTGCGCAGGACCTGATAGTCGGGGAAGCGGCTGCCGTCGAGCACGTCCTGGACGCGATCCGAGAGGTCGAGGAGCAGGAGCACTTCCTGGGTGAGCGGGTGCAACACGTTCGGCAGGGACGAGCGCGAGACCTTCATCGCCACGCGCGCCTGGGGATCCGGAAGCTCCGCGGCCTCCCGCTCCCACTCGCGCTGCTGCCGACGCCACTCGCGGACCACCGCCCGGGTGGGTCGCTCGATGCCGACACCTTCGTCGTGGCCCTCTTCCCGGAACGCGAAGGAGCCTCGCCGCCA from Myxococcota bacterium carries:
- a CDS encoding thrombospondin type 3 repeat-containing protein, whose amino-acid sequence is MVGFRGHWIRGVAAGAFCLGIAASAQAGDLTSPSYTLRGAHEASLASGALTASGPRFSGGSVSVGQADAVGFSRAAGGLDTLAPGFWPLALGGFPNHDVDGDGIPSWLDDDDDGDRLADAIERNTGLFVSASDPGTSSVLADTDGDFYRDRFEIQVGTDPTSAASAPSALAVPVGRVAAWVSVAAVLLGAAWVSRSGGRRRLA
- a CDS encoding DUF4388 domain-containing protein, which codes for MNETVLIADSDIQRGRRIAAACQSHAIEANLVAHGAAALEYALSEKPRAMVVELGLPLIDGARLADILQANPHTQGMGILFVGEGEPGEDTTTDSPRMPSHADPETLAHFIGALLEKRKPEPVAAPVEETPGVEGKLNQVSLAELIELFQVNRKTGIVELRKGGGRRAETGRVFLRGGNVVEARTGAVSGEKALYRLLSWRRGSFAFREEGHDEGVGIERPTRAVVREWRRQQREWEREAAELPDPQARVAMKVSRSSLPNVLHPLTQEVLLLLDLSDRVQDVLDGSRFPDYQVLRTLQTLARRGMVEIRAEPARPEAPAGGLFAPALASRLRDWLEQGRSRDAAPLDAKVAVVAAHAEARASFHRALGGLPGVEPAELSSEPGVRPLLRVPVDGDVAIEFFEVPASSDFAAVWPIAQHGALATVFVHGAGLETSLDALREAVEVFGGAPRARSFHLLLDEKDPATVDQLCERVGLLDDRHVVQARDEEGGGTSKALRELLGRLLP